The Desulfonatronovibrio hydrogenovorans DSM 9292 genome includes a window with the following:
- a CDS encoding phage tail sheath subtilisin-like domain-containing protein codes for MIGAGVFNDIPAQLRIPGVYIEFDNRLAGSAVFMGKLLFLGQKLDTGKKDAHSLDRVTNAEQAERYYGRGSMLAEMIRHAKDVDPYLETWAIPLNDDEAGVKASGVLEITNEPTETRPLALYIAGYRVRVPVEATDTPEDVAEAIVEAIGDEDRMPVTAEVDGTDAYKVNLECRWAGETGNDIDIRISARGEERPEGLKIGISEMSGGAANPEIDDAIAAMGDEWWNWIALPYTDSHNLEQITDELEDRFGPMIQKGGRAFAAYRGTHSETGTFGGDNNSPHLTVMGTNKSPSPTWIWTAVNAITAADSLSNDPARPLQRLSLRGIMPPREEDRWEDYERNLLLYDGIATFTVQDDGTVQIERQITTYQQSPAGVPDDSYLDINIPETLERIRYEQRSLFLRKYPRHKLADDASREFYSPSQPIMTPKVAKAELLRLYKETFMGTRGWVQDYEGYADSLQVNVDPDDPTRLNTIDSPRLIGQYRIHAQQVQFRR; via the coding sequence ACAACCGCCTGGCCGGTTCCGCCGTGTTTATGGGCAAGCTGCTTTTCCTGGGCCAGAAGCTCGACACAGGGAAAAAAGATGCCCATTCGCTGGACCGGGTGACCAATGCAGAACAGGCTGAGCGCTATTACGGCCGGGGCTCAATGCTGGCGGAGATGATCCGCCATGCCAAGGATGTGGACCCCTATCTGGAGACCTGGGCCATCCCCCTGAATGACGACGAGGCCGGGGTCAAGGCTTCCGGGGTGCTGGAAATCACCAACGAGCCGACCGAGACCAGGCCCCTGGCGCTGTACATTGCCGGATACAGGGTGCGCGTGCCGGTTGAGGCCACTGATACACCCGAGGATGTGGCCGAGGCCATTGTCGAGGCTATCGGGGACGAGGACCGCATGCCCGTTACCGCAGAGGTGGACGGCACGGATGCATACAAGGTCAATCTGGAATGCAGGTGGGCCGGGGAGACCGGAAACGACATCGACATCCGGATCTCCGCGCGGGGCGAGGAGCGACCCGAGGGCCTGAAAATTGGAATCAGCGAGATGTCCGGAGGCGCGGCCAACCCGGAAATCGACGATGCAATCGCGGCAATGGGTGATGAGTGGTGGAACTGGATAGCCCTGCCATATACCGACAGCCACAACCTGGAACAGATCACGGATGAGCTGGAGGACCGCTTCGGCCCGATGATCCAGAAGGGCGGCCGCGCTTTTGCCGCATACCGGGGAACGCACAGCGAAACCGGCACATTCGGCGGGGACAACAACAGCCCCCATTTGACGGTCATGGGCACGAACAAAAGCCCCAGCCCCACCTGGATCTGGACCGCTGTCAATGCAATAACCGCTGCTGACAGCCTGAGCAATGACCCGGCCAGGCCGCTGCAGAGGCTGTCCCTGCGCGGGATCATGCCCCCCAGGGAGGAGGACCGCTGGGAAGATTACGAGCGCAATCTGCTGCTGTATGACGGGATCGCCACGTTTACCGTTCAGGATGACGGCACGGTGCAGATCGAGCGCCAGATCACGACATACCAGCAGTCTCCGGCCGGGGTGCCTGATGACAGTTACCTGGATATCAACATTCCGGAGACCCTGGAGCGGATCAGGTATGAGCAGCGCAGCCTGTTTCTGCGCAAGTATCCCAGGCATAAGCTGGCGGATGACGCAAGCCGCGAGTTCTACTCCCCGTCCCAGCCCATCATGACCCCGAAGGTCGCGAAGGCTGAGCTGCTGCGCCTGTACAAAGAGACCTTCATGGGCACACGCGGCTGGGTGCAGGACTACGAGGGGTACGCCGATTCCCTGCAGGTAAACGTTGACCCGGACGACCCCACCAGGCTGAATACCATAGATTCGCCCAGGCTGATTGGGCAGTACCGGATACATGCACAGCAAGTGCAGTTCAGGAGGTAA
- a CDS encoding phage tail tube protein: MSKLTGNATIRIDGEDIPTERGATLDPGGSNREVQMSGNRVFYREEKQPPRLQATALATEDLDIIALGNITGATVLFEADNGQDYLLSNAFTTETPELNSGEGQVRLSMAAESIEKI, translated from the coding sequence ATGAGCAAATTGACGGGTAACGCCACCATCCGCATAGACGGAGAGGACATCCCCACCGAACGCGGGGCAACCCTGGACCCCGGCGGGTCCAACAGGGAAGTGCAGATGTCCGGCAACAGGGTGTTTTACCGGGAGGAAAAGCAGCCTCCCAGGCTACAGGCCACCGCGCTGGCCACGGAGGATCTGGACATCATCGCGCTGGGCAACATTACCGGCGCGACAGTGCTGTTCGAGGCCGACAACGGCCAGGACTACCTGCTGTCCAACGCGTTCACGACGGAGACCCCGGAGCTGAACAGCGGCGAGGGCCAGGTCAGGCTGAGCATGGCCGCTGAATCCATTGAGAAGATATAG
- a CDS encoding phage tail assembly protein codes for MEQEKIIYESDCVIFKLDFPFSFKPSKMDPEKTLEELRLPKSVKGKHMKKMDQAPGEMGKSMALLAALAGLPPTAIDEMDSRDVADALEVIKPFLPASLQTGSEQSAV; via the coding sequence GTGGAGCAGGAAAAAATAATCTATGAATCCGATTGCGTGATCTTCAAGCTGGATTTTCCATTCAGCTTTAAACCGTCCAAGATGGACCCTGAAAAAACTCTGGAGGAGCTGCGCCTGCCCAAGAGCGTCAAGGGTAAGCACATGAAAAAGATGGACCAGGCGCCCGGTGAAATGGGCAAGTCAATGGCCCTGCTGGCAGCCCTGGCTGGACTGCCTCCGACGGCTATAGACGAAATGGACTCCCGGGATGTCGCGGATGCCCTGGAGGTTATCAAGCCTTTTTTGCCCGCGTCCCTGCAGACTGGCAGCGAGCAGTCCGCAGTGTAG
- a CDS encoding GpE family phage tail protein — MFSFSPADLMEMDVDDIMWWRNQAHELAQEMKR, encoded by the coding sequence ATGTTCAGTTTCAGCCCTGCTGACCTGATGGAGATGGATGTTGATGATATTATGTGGTGGCGTAACCAGGCCCATGAACTGGCCCAGGAGATGAAGCGATGA
- a CDS encoding phage tail tape measure protein, with the protein MRAMRTSVIMELVDQVTRPVRRIRQAMSGLARRTGLDRVSNAARGVGDALGHTMSSLRATTRRLAMLGGVAAGAAYSMHRLISGFTQGADEALKLSRRVSMTHREVQQLMGAADLMTTGGGQMIASNLSRFSRRMAEAAAGTGEAAKAYEWAGINIRDSEGVMRSGMDVLMDIMDVMEDMESEDLQQRFAAATFGRSGEEMVNLLNQGRDEFEEAVRQYMETGQILTEEEARDAERYNDAMSLLAGTVRGIRNAVISDLLPAINEWIENMTKLARANREVISERIIQGLRNFWEWIQDVRQAVSWLADRVGGFRNLLIATAGVLAGPFLLSLTLTGVAIAKLAWTLGAVLINALVATGAALAKFTVALMATPVGWFLAAVAAIAGIAYLIYRNWEGISDFFRGLWQGVLGWTEDGIGRVVRLIASWNPVTLLARAFSSVLDWFRENSLIDLGREWIDGLRAGISERISGLAEWIGRQVDRLTGWMPDFVRERLGLDGLQSMSSEKHLGPPTSQRDGREPVFGPAARVGGELRIHIDSEGRPRVKDLRKDGEMDLDVDVGLQGLAF; encoded by the coding sequence ATGAGGGCCATGCGGACGAGCGTGATTATGGAGCTGGTGGACCAGGTTACCAGGCCGGTACGCAGGATTCGCCAGGCAATGAGCGGCCTGGCCAGGCGCACGGGGCTGGACCGGGTGTCCAATGCGGCCCGGGGTGTGGGTGATGCCCTGGGCCATACAATGTCATCTCTGCGGGCCACAACCCGCAGGCTTGCAATGTTGGGAGGTGTGGCCGCCGGGGCCGCTTACAGTATGCACCGGCTGATATCCGGATTCACCCAGGGCGCGGACGAGGCTCTCAAGCTCTCACGGCGGGTCAGCATGACCCACCGCGAGGTGCAGCAATTGATGGGCGCGGCCGACCTGATGACCACGGGCGGCGGACAGATGATTGCAAGTAACCTGAGCCGCTTCAGCCGGAGAATGGCTGAAGCGGCGGCAGGAACAGGCGAGGCGGCCAAGGCCTACGAATGGGCCGGGATCAACATTCGCGATTCCGAGGGGGTCATGCGCTCCGGGATGGACGTGCTCATGGATATTATGGATGTCATGGAGGACATGGAGTCCGAGGATCTGCAGCAGAGGTTTGCAGCCGCCACTTTCGGGCGTTCCGGCGAAGAGATGGTTAACCTGCTCAACCAGGGCAGGGACGAGTTCGAGGAAGCTGTCCGGCAGTACATGGAAACCGGCCAGATATTGACCGAGGAGGAGGCCAGGGATGCTGAGCGGTACAACGACGCAATGAGTCTGCTGGCGGGCACGGTAAGGGGAATCAGGAATGCGGTGATCAGTGATCTGCTGCCGGCAATAAATGAGTGGATCGAGAACATGACCAAGCTGGCCAGGGCCAACCGGGAGGTTATCAGCGAGCGGATCATTCAGGGCCTTCGCAATTTCTGGGAATGGATACAAGACGTCCGCCAGGCAGTGTCCTGGCTGGCGGATCGGGTTGGAGGGTTTAGAAACCTCTTAATAGCAACCGCCGGAGTTTTGGCAGGACCCTTCCTGCTTTCCTTAACCTTGACTGGGGTGGCTATTGCCAAGCTAGCTTGGACGCTGGGTGCAGTTTTAATTAACGCTTTGGTCGCTACAGGCGCTGCGCTGGCTAAATTTACGGTGGCCCTTATGGCCACGCCTGTCGGCTGGTTTCTGGCTGCAGTTGCTGCCATAGCTGGGATTGCATACCTGATCTATCGCAACTGGGAAGGGATTTCAGACTTTTTTCGGGGCTTATGGCAAGGAGTCCTGGGCTGGACCGAGGATGGCATTGGAAGGGTAGTCAGGCTGATTGCAAGCTGGAACCCTGTCACATTGCTTGCAAGGGCTTTTAGCTCCGTATTGGACTGGTTCCGGGAAAACTCTCTTATCGACCTGGGCAGGGAATGGATTGACGGTTTGAGGGCCGGAATATCCGAGCGCATATCCGGATTGGCTGAGTGGATTGGACGTCAGGTTGACCGGCTCACAGGATGGATGCCGGACTTTGTGCGCGAACGTTTGGGCCTTGATGGCCTCCAAAGCATGTCATCGGAGAAGCATCTTGGCCCTCCGACATCGCAGAGGGACGGCAGAGAGCCTGTTTTTGGTCCGGCTGCGCGGGTCGGCGGAGAGCTGCGCATACATATTGACTCGGAGGGCAGGCCCAGAGTCAAGGATCTACGTAAGGACGGCGAAATGGACCTGGATGTTGATGTGGGCTTACAGGGACTTGCGTTTTAG
- a CDS encoding DNA circularization protein — protein sequence MSWKDRINEALRGSFRGTGFYVQRADTEGGRRTVVHEYPRRDRPYAEDLGRKARAWRIEAFVIGPDYDLDRDELIEALEQPGPGELVHPYLGTFQAVVTSARWNESTRDGGMCRFQIDFVEAGEAELPRTTVDTRGLALEAAEEAEAVIQADFEEEWSVEGLSLPSLAATEHEVRRRVRELDQAVGDIAGYVSAEIRAPLNMAGAIIGGYHRLKDTMLEPLRAARNYAELGSRSDEQQPTARTSESRQRNKNQQAMNDLIGRAAACACAQMAAETDWESRDEALQAQNITLDLIDQQIKRPEPVPDKVYQAMVDLRLKVSRDLRSRSTALPGLARREFLITLPCVVIAHKLYGDAGREQEIVKRNKIKHPGAVPGGIELEVLSV from the coding sequence ATGAGCTGGAAAGATCGCATAAACGAGGCCCTGCGGGGCTCATTCCGGGGAACCGGATTCTATGTGCAGCGCGCAGATACCGAGGGCGGACGCAGGACTGTGGTCCATGAATACCCCAGGCGCGACCGTCCTTATGCCGAGGACCTGGGGCGCAAGGCCCGGGCGTGGCGCATCGAGGCCTTTGTTATCGGGCCGGATTACGATCTGGACCGCGACGAGCTCATTGAGGCCCTTGAGCAGCCCGGACCCGGTGAGCTGGTACATCCATACCTGGGCACATTCCAGGCTGTGGTGACCAGCGCGCGCTGGAACGAGTCCACCAGGGACGGCGGCATGTGCCGCTTCCAGATTGATTTTGTCGAAGCAGGAGAGGCGGAGCTGCCACGGACAACCGTGGACACCAGGGGGCTGGCCCTGGAAGCGGCTGAAGAGGCGGAAGCGGTAATCCAGGCTGATTTCGAGGAGGAATGGTCTGTCGAGGGCCTGAGCCTGCCAAGCCTGGCTGCAACCGAACACGAAGTCCGCAGGCGGGTCAGGGAGCTGGACCAGGCAGTGGGCGATATTGCCGGGTATGTATCCGCAGAGATCCGCGCCCCGCTGAACATGGCCGGGGCAATAATCGGAGGCTACCACAGGCTGAAGGACACCATGCTGGAACCTCTGAGAGCGGCCAGGAATTACGCAGAGCTGGGGAGCAGATCGGACGAGCAGCAGCCGACCGCCAGGACCAGCGAATCCAGACAGAGAAACAAAAACCAGCAGGCCATGAATGACCTGATCGGCAGGGCCGCAGCCTGCGCCTGCGCCCAGATGGCCGCGGAAACCGACTGGGAAAGCCGGGACGAGGCACTGCAGGCTCAAAATATCACGCTGGACCTGATAGATCAGCAGATAAAGCGTCCGGAACCCGTTCCGGACAAAGTTTATCAGGCAATGGTTGACCTGAGGCTCAAGGTTTCCAGGGACCTGCGCAGCCGATCAACCGCCCTGCCCGGACTGGCGCGCAGGGAATTTCTGATTACCCTGCCCTGCGTGGTGATCGCGCATAAGCTTTACGGGGACGCCGGCCGGGAGCAGGAGATTGTAAAGCGCAACAAGATCAAGCACCCGGGAGCGGTGCCCGGAGGGATAGAGCTGGAGGTGCTGAGTGTTTAA
- a CDS encoding phage baseplate assembly protein gives MFKDQVILQIGTQRHQGWQEIEIRRSLEQIADRFELALTERWSDDGTTQARPIRPGEKCKVYLGDDLLLTGHLDDVLPDYDAERHRIVASGRSLAGDLVDCSGQEKRWENRTLVQIVRAICEEYGLDVIDEAGADKKISHFSIEDGESPAEAIGRAAKNRGVRVVSDPRGSLIITDAQRRSVGTALELGVNVLSGRGEFSDRDRFAEYIVEGQSPGTDWFFGEAVAAPRGRAKDPRIRGSRRVLVVADTVVDRADCRQRAELESRVRWARGRGITYTVVGWRHEHGVWRPGDMVPVKDAYMGLDKEMLISDVQLLDDEQGRRAELRVNPPEAFERVPVPEPEPEETGWW, from the coding sequence GTGTTTAAAGACCAGGTTATACTGCAAATCGGAACACAAAGGCACCAGGGCTGGCAGGAAATTGAGATCCGCCGCAGCCTGGAGCAGATAGCTGACAGGTTCGAGCTGGCATTGACCGAGCGCTGGAGCGATGACGGCACTACCCAGGCCCGACCGATACGCCCGGGGGAAAAGTGCAAGGTCTACCTGGGTGATGACCTACTGCTTACCGGGCACCTGGATGACGTGCTGCCGGATTATGACGCGGAGCGCCACCGCATTGTCGCCAGCGGCAGGTCCCTGGCAGGAGACCTGGTTGACTGCTCCGGGCAGGAAAAGAGGTGGGAAAACCGCACCCTGGTGCAGATAGTCCGCGCTATTTGCGAGGAATACGGCCTGGATGTGATCGACGAGGCCGGGGCGGACAAAAAGATCAGTCATTTTTCCATCGAGGACGGGGAAAGCCCGGCTGAGGCAATCGGCAGGGCCGCAAAAAACAGGGGTGTGCGGGTGGTCTCAGACCCTCGGGGCAGCCTGATCATTACGGATGCGCAGCGGCGCAGCGTAGGCACTGCCCTGGAGCTAGGCGTCAATGTGCTGAGCGGCCGGGGTGAGTTTTCCGACCGGGACCGCTTTGCCGAATACATAGTTGAGGGGCAGAGTCCTGGTACAGACTGGTTTTTCGGCGAGGCAGTCGCCGCTCCCAGGGGCCGGGCTAAAGATCCCAGGATCAGGGGGAGCAGGCGGGTGCTGGTGGTTGCCGATACTGTAGTCGATCGGGCCGACTGTCGCCAGCGCGCGGAGCTGGAGTCACGTGTTCGCTGGGCGCGGGGGCGCGGCATAACGTACACCGTTGTCGGCTGGCGGCACGAGCATGGTGTATGGAGACCGGGGGATATGGTTCCGGTAAAAGACGCTTATATGGGCCTGGACAAGGAAATGCTCATATCCGATGTGCAGCTCCTGGATGATGAGCAGGGCCGCAGGGCCGAGCTGAGGGTCAACCCTCCGGAGGCATTTGAGCGGGTACCCGTTCCAGAGCCGGAGCCCGAAGAAACGGGGTGGTGGTAA
- a CDS encoding phage baseplate assembly protein V: protein MSTMRRIMQRTTAPMWRRIRLLVSRAVVKIVDDSVKMQASQVTMQGGSPAWAERFQNYGFTSHPLSGAEGIALSVGGVREHLALVAVDDRRHRKTGLQPGEVAMYTDEGDEIVFKRGRVISVKAGSALQVEAPGVDVDCETAKVSASGSVEADTPLFTVTGKLVVQGGMEVSGGDGAQVQGGFHATKDIVAGNISLQNHVHGGVETGGATTEGPQ from the coding sequence ATGAGTACAATGCGCCGGATCATGCAGCGGACCACAGCCCCCATGTGGCGCAGGATTCGCCTGCTGGTGAGCCGTGCAGTGGTCAAGATTGTTGATGATTCAGTTAAGATGCAGGCAAGCCAGGTGACCATGCAGGGAGGCTCCCCTGCCTGGGCGGAGAGATTTCAGAATTACGGCTTTACATCGCACCCGTTGAGCGGGGCCGAGGGCATCGCCCTCAGCGTGGGCGGGGTCCGGGAGCATCTGGCACTGGTCGCAGTTGACGACCGCCGTCATAGAAAGACCGGGCTCCAGCCCGGAGAGGTGGCCATGTACACGGACGAGGGGGACGAGATAGTTTTTAAGCGTGGGCGGGTTATAAGCGTAAAGGCCGGGTCCGCTCTGCAGGTGGAGGCTCCGGGCGTGGATGTGGACTGCGAAACGGCAAAGGTGTCCGCGTCCGGGTCTGTGGAGGCGGACACACCCCTGTTCACCGTCACCGGAAAGCTGGTGGTTCAGGGGGGCATGGAGGTCAGCGGGGGCGACGGCGCCCAGGTTCAGGGCGGATTTCATGCCACCAAAGATATAGTGGCCGGAAATATATCCCTGCAGAACCACGTCCACGGCGGAGTGGAAACCGGAGGGGCAACCACGGAGGGGCCGCAGTAA
- a CDS encoding phage GP46 family protein, whose amino-acid sequence MDFGLFVTTDGQVDMQVRDGDIGPDNTLQTAVILSLLTDRRAHPDDDLPESGGDLRGWWADTFFDRPVGSRLWLLSREKEAAEVRRRAEHYAREALEWLVEDGAARKLGVEAVHVRRGVLGLKIRIHKPDGSSEEMMFEYAWEAMEA is encoded by the coding sequence ATGGATTTCGGACTGTTTGTGACAACCGACGGGCAAGTGGACATGCAGGTCCGTGACGGAGATATAGGGCCGGACAACACGCTGCAGACCGCTGTTATCCTGTCTTTGCTTACTGATCGCAGGGCTCACCCGGACGACGACCTGCCCGAAAGCGGCGGAGATCTAAGGGGATGGTGGGCGGATACATTTTTTGATCGGCCTGTCGGCTCAAGGTTGTGGCTGCTGAGTCGGGAAAAGGAGGCGGCAGAGGTTCGGCGCAGGGCTGAGCATTACGCACGTGAGGCCCTGGAATGGCTGGTTGAGGACGGCGCAGCCCGGAAGTTGGGTGTAGAGGCAGTGCATGTCCGGCGCGGTGTTTTGGGGCTCAAGATTCGCATACATAAGCCGGACGGGTCCAGCGAGGAAATGATGTTTGAATACGCCTGGGAGGCTATGGAGGCTTAA
- a CDS encoding baseplate J/gp47 family protein has translation MGFKRPSLQELVQRVDQDILGRLPETRADLDKRLGRVLAAVEAGAVHGLYGYLEWIEGQMFPQTCDDDMLHIHSAGVPRREASKASGKVVFTGEDGDIVPEDLALEADDGQEYITVETGEIQDGEAIVSVEAVEPGADGNQDAGASLSLVSPAAGIDSEAEVGEGGLDGGADRESIDGWRERILRRRERIPRGGAAGDWEDWALEVIGVTRAWEDPKGMGPGTVVVRIVADDAEDGPQPPAQLLEEVQTHIDEARNVLADVYVVAPDLIDFKPEIELSPDTPELRSMVEENVKDFVRREGRPGGKLKISRLRHAISAAGDVEDYDMQWPTEDVEYGTGELPVFEGVVWL, from the coding sequence ATGGGTTTTAAACGGCCAAGCTTGCAGGAACTGGTGCAGCGCGTTGACCAGGACATTCTGGGCAGGCTGCCCGAGACTAGGGCTGATCTGGACAAGAGGCTGGGCAGGGTGCTGGCGGCTGTTGAGGCTGGTGCCGTGCACGGACTCTATGGATATCTGGAGTGGATAGAGGGGCAGATGTTTCCCCAGACCTGTGATGATGACATGCTGCATATCCACAGCGCCGGAGTGCCCAGGCGCGAGGCGTCCAAAGCCTCGGGCAAGGTGGTATTTACAGGCGAGGACGGCGATATAGTTCCCGAGGACCTGGCCCTGGAAGCGGACGATGGCCAGGAATACATTACCGTGGAAACCGGGGAGATCCAGGACGGTGAGGCCATTGTCAGCGTGGAAGCGGTGGAGCCCGGCGCAGACGGCAACCAGGATGCAGGGGCGTCCCTTTCTCTGGTTTCCCCGGCTGCAGGGATAGATTCCGAGGCCGAGGTGGGCGAAGGCGGCCTGGACGGAGGTGCTGACCGCGAAAGCATTGACGGCTGGCGGGAGCGGATTCTGCGACGCAGGGAGCGCATACCCAGGGGCGGCGCGGCAGGCGACTGGGAAGACTGGGCTCTGGAGGTCATCGGCGTAACCAGGGCCTGGGAGGACCCCAAAGGCATGGGGCCTGGCACAGTCGTGGTGCGCATCGTGGCCGACGATGCCGAGGATGGGCCGCAACCGCCTGCACAGCTTCTGGAGGAGGTGCAAACGCATATTGATGAGGCCCGCAATGTGCTGGCGGATGTATATGTGGTGGCCCCTGATCTGATTGATTTTAAGCCGGAAATAGAGCTCTCCCCGGACACCCCGGAGCTGCGCAGTATGGTTGAGGAAAACGTGAAGGATTTTGTTCGCAGGGAAGGACGGCCCGGCGGCAAACTCAAGATCTCCCGGCTGCGGCATGCAATCAGCGCTGCCGGTGATGTAGAGGACTACGATATGCAGTGGCCTACTGAGGATGTGGAATACGGCACCGGAGAGCTGCCCGTTTTCGAGGGGGTTGTATGGCTGTAG
- a CDS encoding YmfQ family protein, which yields MAVGRPDYKAILTALLPPGTALAGRRDSVLQRLLDGLSRELERVDSRSRTMLGEADPRRARELFGEWESSFGLPDDCAPDEQTMTERRQALLGRIVSRGGMRPQDYKDLAAGLGYDGVEIIEHREAVIGWYDGPGHAGAEIGDALNGEEWNHAWDALIPEGVVRQSVISEAEIGDALRSWGDDLIECVLHKAAPSWGYLNVAYIEED from the coding sequence ATGGCTGTAGGCAGGCCCGATTACAAGGCAATACTGACCGCCCTGCTGCCCCCGGGAACAGCTTTGGCCGGAAGGCGGGACAGCGTACTGCAAAGGCTCCTGGATGGCTTGTCCAGGGAACTGGAGCGAGTGGACAGCCGCTCCAGGACCATGCTGGGCGAGGCAGATCCGCGCCGGGCCAGAGAGCTTTTCGGAGAATGGGAGTCCAGTTTTGGGCTGCCCGACGACTGCGCCCCGGATGAGCAGACAATGACTGAGCGGCGCCAGGCTTTGCTTGGCCGGATCGTAAGCCGGGGGGGGATGCGCCCCCAGGACTACAAAGATCTGGCTGCAGGGCTGGGTTATGACGGGGTGGAGATTATTGAGCACCGCGAGGCTGTCATCGGATGGTACGACGGCCCCGGGCATGCAGGCGCGGAAATCGGCGACGCGCTGAACGGCGAGGAGTGGAACCATGCCTGGGATGCCCTGATCCCCGAGGGTGTTGTGCGGCAGTCGGTTATTTCCGAGGCCGAGATCGGGGACGCGCTGCGCTCATGGGGGGACGATCTCATAGAATGCGTTCTGCATAAGGCAGCCCCGTCATGGGGATATTTAAATGTTGCATATATCGAGGAGGATTAA
- a CDS encoding phage major tropism determinant translates to MSKVYAIPATGAGHIELMGRVKKGAGSTLDIPEGLVNIGGNGKGFILQAQNGFDPLAHDDGSVVSLEVGDDIYVYAVWPDDDGPICQLKTSRNTTWPGGYNADNSRRLAGFHYGRYRLLEHRYQAGEAAQEGIIPNSVWDLLHRPKCEPTGMVEIIEGSVWMDIYLNSVDGASWPETKGESKINAQPVNCNDVARWDFFRLARNAGKRLPTLGEMYIAAYGVPQGATGAGGRVNTGVHTDYGFDCVSCLGLDQPSGNLWQFLDDGADDQGSYQGANQGQDSAHNHGQARMRHSIFGGYWTNSSEAGARCATNSLPWNQGGGYGFRGACDSL, encoded by the coding sequence ATGTCAAAAGTGTACGCTATTCCAGCAACTGGTGCTGGTCATATAGAGCTGATGGGCCGGGTCAAAAAGGGAGCGGGCAGCACCCTGGATATCCCTGAGGGCCTGGTTAATATTGGCGGGAATGGCAAGGGCTTTATTTTGCAGGCTCAGAATGGATTTGATCCTTTGGCGCACGATGACGGCAGTGTTGTTTCGCTGGAAGTCGGGGACGACATCTATGTCTATGCTGTTTGGCCGGATGACGATGGGCCAATTTGCCAGCTAAAAACCTCCAGGAATACGACCTGGCCAGGTGGATATAACGCTGACAACAGCCGTCGCCTGGCTGGCTTTCATTATGGCCGATACAGGCTGCTGGAGCACAGGTATCAGGCAGGAGAGGCCGCCCAGGAGGGCATTATCCCCAACAGCGTCTGGGATCTCCTTCACCGGCCAAAATGTGAGCCGACCGGCATGGTGGAGATCATCGAGGGCTCGGTCTGGATGGACATCTACCTGAACAGCGTAGATGGTGCCTCTTGGCCCGAGACTAAGGGCGAATCTAAAATCAATGCTCAGCCGGTGAACTGCAACGATGTGGCCAGGTGGGATTTTTTCAGGCTGGCCAGGAATGCCGGGAAGCGGTTGCCGACGCTTGGCGAGATGTACATTGCAGCATACGGCGTTCCCCAGGGAGCCACTGGAGCCGGTGGCCGGGTGAATACGGGCGTCCATACAGATTATGGGTTTGATTGTGTGTCTTGCCTGGGCCTTGACCAGCCCAGTGGAAACTTGTGGCAATTCCTTGATGATGGCGCAGACGATCAGGGGAGCTACCAGGGAGCCAATCAGGGGCAAGACAGCGCGCACAATCATGGTCAAGCCAGAATGCGCCACTCGATTTTCGGCGGCTATTGGACGAACTCGTCCGAGGCCGGAGCCCGTTGCGCGACCAACTCTCTCCCGTGGAATCAGGGTGGCGGCTACGGCTTTCGTGGCGCCTGCGATTCCCTGTAA
- a CDS encoding four helix bundle protein, translated as MQNFTLYQKIDDMSNYLFPVVERFPKSEKFALCTQIKNCVHTMIMNVIRMQKIHPKNIREKLRWARETDCRLEMLQHFIRHAHSRRYLSNKRLRLITEKLVELGRIIGGLIRRFSGAHS; from the coding sequence ATGCAGAATTTTACGCTTTATCAAAAGATTGACGACATGAGCAACTATCTGTTTCCGGTGGTGGAAAGGTTTCCAAAATCAGAAAAGTTTGCCCTTTGCACTCAGATAAAAAATTGTGTCCATACAATGATCATGAATGTGATCAGGATGCAGAAGATTCACCCCAAGAACATCAGGGAAAAGCTGAGGTGGGCAAGGGAAACTGACTGCCGCCTGGAGATGCTTCAGCACTTCATTCGGCACGCCCATTCTCGACGCTACCTGAGCAATAAGAGGCTCAGGTTAATTACGGAAAAACTGGTTGAATTGGGCCGCATAATCGGCGGCCTGATCCGGCGGTTTTCAGGGGCGCATTCATAA